A genomic window from Terrisporobacter glycolicus ATCC 14880 = DSM 1288 includes:
- a CDS encoding lytic transglycosylase domain-containing protein produces the protein MNKKSIIILSVIIILGGAIYLEGGRIKTLIYPKKYSVYVEKYAKEYNLDENLVYSIIKAESKFNEEALSRRGAKGLMQIADITRDWAIEQLELNDDIDVYDPETNIRIGCWYLNTLYKEFGKTDLVVAAYNGGSGNVRKWLSDEEFSKDGENLHTIPFSETDKYVIKVKKNYEQYNMLYSKEGRN, from the coding sequence GTGAATAAGAAGAGTATTATAATCTTATCTGTTATTATAATCTTAGGCGGAGCAATTTATTTAGAAGGGGGTAGAATAAAAACTTTAATCTACCCTAAAAAGTATTCTGTGTATGTGGAAAAATATGCAAAAGAATATAATCTAGATGAAAATTTAGTTTATAGTATTATAAAAGCAGAAAGTAAATTTAATGAAGAAGCACTATCACGTAGAGGTGCAAAAGGTTTGATGCAAATTGCGGATATTACAAGAGATTGGGCAATAGAACAATTAGAGTTAAATGATGATATAGATGTATATGATCCAGAAACTAACATAAGAATAGGCTGTTGGTATCTTAACACTTTATACAAAGAATTTGGCAAAACTGACTTAGTAGTTGCAGCATATAATGGTGGTTCTGGTAATGTAAGAAAATGGCTGTCAGACGAAGAGTTTAGTAAGGACGGAGAAAACTTACACACAATACCTTTTTCTGAAACTGATAAATACGTAATTAAAGTAAAGAAAAATTATGAGCAATATAATATGTTATACAGCAAGGAAGGAAGGAACTAA